TTAAAAATTTTTTCATTTGCAACACTTCCTTTCGTTTTTAATATTTTAGAAAATTATAGCATTTTATTCTTGAAAAAAACTTTGAAAAATATTTTCCTATTTATAATTTTCTTTCATTTTTGCAATTTTTTCAAACATAATTTTCTTTATTCTCTCTGGCTCTTTTACCTTCAAATGTTCTCCAAAAGATAGAAGATAGCCGTAAACCCATTCATTTTCAGGATATTCCATTATAATTTCAAAATTGCCATTTTCCATTTTGTTTATATTCTCTTCAGAAAATTCATCATAAATACGGTATGCCTGTGATTTGTCTATTTCAACTATGATTTTTATATTTTTTACCATACTTTTTTTGTTATTTATTTCAAAGTCTTTGATTGTTTTTTCAAAATATTCGTTTGTTAAAGTCAGATTTTTAATTCTTGTTATTTTAAATTGACGAATATCATTTTTTTTGTGGCAATAGGCGAATAAGTACCATGCTTTTTCTTTAAACCATAAATTTAAAGGGTCTGCTGTTCTTTCATAATGTTCGCCTTTTGTGTTAAAATAGTTAAATTTTACGGTTTGTTTAGTTAATATTGCCTCTTTAATTTTTTCAAATAAAGTACTATCATCGCAATTATATCTTGAAAAGTCTATTTTTATCCAGTTGTCTGACTTTTTGTTAAAAATAGTTCTTAATTTTGAAAGAGTTTTATTGTTGTTAGGATAATTAGTGGCATTTAAGCTTTGAAGGGCATAAAGTATTTCATTTTGCTCATTTTGTGAAAGTAGCGATTTATTTATGATATAGCTATCCATTAATTTTATTCCACCAGATTTTCCCCTTTGAAAATATACTGGAATACCAGCAGAAGAGAGAATGTCAATATCTCTATAAATTGTTCTGACAGACACTTCAAAATGTTCAGCAAGATCTTTTGCAGTAATAGCTCTTTTCTCCAGCAATAAATATACAATTTCAAATAATCTGTTGATTTTCATAATAACTAAACTCCTTAAAATATTAGATAGAAAAAAAGGAGAAATGCCTACTAAGAGACAGAACTCCTTATTCCAAAGTTTTTTATGATTTTTTTTAATCATTTTATATGATTTTATTATTTCTTGTTTACACAAGAATTATATGTAAAGAATATATTTATTTATAAGAAATTAATTCACAAATTAACTAAATGGATTAATTGCCCATCTAAATGTCTTGTTGTAAAAATCACTGTCTAAACTAGAAACTGTTACTCTTCTACTTCCAGAAGAAGCATGAATAAACTGTCTATTACCCATGTAGATTCCTACGTGAGAAATACGACCTTTTCCAGTTGTTTCAAAAAATACCAAATCACCTTTTTTCATATTCATTGATGAAATTCTTGGTTTAAATGTTGCTTGTGAACTTGAAACTCTAGGCAAGTTTACATTAGCAGCTTTTTTGAATACGTAACCAACGAAGCCTGAACAATCAAAACTGCTAGGACCAGTTGCTCCCCAAACATACGGTGAACCTAATTTTGTTTGTGCGAAAGAGATAATTTGATCTCTTACTGCTGTGGAAGAAGTTCCACCACTATTCACCTCTCTTGGTTTAGGTTTTGATACAACAGCTAAATCTATAGTTTTATTACTATAATGATTTTTGATTGTACTTTGTAAATCTGCAAATGATACAGCAGAAATAATCAAAGCTCCAGTTAGCATCAATATTTTCTTCATTAGAACCTCCAATCTACCTTTGAACTTTGGTAAACATATTATAGCAAAATCAACTTTTTTTTTCGTTTTATTAAAATTAATTTTAAATTAAAATGATAAAAAAGTAATTAAAAGCAATAATTGTCATTTTATAATTGTGAATCTATTTTGAAATTTTTTCTTGAAGTTTTTAAAAGATATTGTTATAATATAGTAGAAAAGTTAAAAATGAAATATAGAAAGGATGATAAAAATGAAAAAATTGATTTTAATTGGAATAACAATTATTTCAGCTATGGCTTTTGCTGATACAAACACAAAAAAAATTCTTGAAGAATACAGAAAAGAAGCTCTTCAAGATCAAGGAAGAAAAGAAGTTAGAGTAAAACCTGAAAAAGAAGCAAACAAAACAATTAAAGTAACACCAGTTACTGAAAATGTTGAAGAAGTTGTTGTAGAGGAAGTTGTTGAAGATAATACTGGTAATGTAGATGATTCTTTACAAAATGTTGACGCTGCAATTGAAAAGGTGAATTTTTATTTAAGAAATAACCCAGAAAAATTTGAAAAACTTGAAAGACGTTACAGAGCTGTTGTTGGACAAGAATAAATTTTTTAATGGAGGCACTTTATAGTGCCTTTTTATATTTGTAATATAATTTTAGATATATAATAGTTATATTATTTTTGATTTGCTATTTAGTATTTTTATGTATGTTTAGGAGTTAAACTGAAATTGAAGTTATTTATTGCAAAAAAATAGAGAATAAATTATAAAAACGCTTGATATAATGTATGTTATATGGTATTATAATAATACCGCTTTAAAATTAAATTTAAATATTTTTATTACTTTTTAAATACACTAAATTTAAAAAATATACATTTTTTAAACTGGTTTGATTTTGAAGAAATTAATCGTATCAATATTAAAATGCTTATGTTTTTATATTTGATATTTTGGAATAAAAAATGAGAGGATTAGAAAATAATGAAATTAGATGATTTTTCTGAGAAAAAGAGCACAGGTAGAGCAGTTCTGATTTTGATAATAATAATAATAATAATGTTTGCCTTTAAAAATAGAATTACAAGTTCATTTACATTTTTAGATGGAATAACTCAGTCAGTAAACTTTAGGTTAGTAAAAGTAAAAAGTATGTTATATACTCAGGTTTTAAAATTAAAATCACGAGTTAATGATATTAGTTATGTTGAAGATTATGCTGAAAATAATAAAAATAGAGATTTTGAATTACAGAAAAATAAAGTTCAGAATATGGAACTTGCATATTTAAAAGAAGAAAATGAAAAATTACGGCAAATGCTAGGTATGCGTCAAAAAAATCCAGCTGAATTTATAGCAGCAGATGTTGCACTTGTGGAAAATGGTAATTCATCTGAGAAAATGTATATAAATAAGGGGTCTGCACAAGGAATAAAAATAAATCTGCCAGTAATGTTTGACGGTTATCTTATTGGAAAAATTTCTAAGGTAAGTGAAGAATATTCAGAAGTGACTCTGTTAACAAGTAAGACTTCAAAATTAAGTGTCGTTTTAAATGGTTCTGATCAACAAATATTACGTGGAAATGGTAATGGAACTTTCTCTGTGCAAAATTATAATGAAGGTAAAGTAGATAAAAATACAATATTTAATATAGAAACTTCTGGAGTTAGTGATGTTCTGCCAAAAGGAATAAGAATAGGAAGTTTCAAAGTAACTGAAGTAAATGCATTTAATAAAATGAAAGAAATTAGATTTAAACCAAGTTTTAATATATTTGATATTCAAAGTGTGTTAGTTTACAAATGGAGTGTTAATGATATAATAAATACTCAGATACAAAATCAAGTGAAGGCTGAAGAACAGCAAAATAAAGAAAATTCACAAACAAATTAAAGAAAGTTGTATTAATATATACAAAATAGTGGCAACTTAATTAAGAATCACTATTTTAAAAATATAAAAAGAGGTGAGTTTGGTTATGTTAAAACAATTAACAATAACAAAAAAAGTTATATTATTATTTTTATTGGTATCAGTATTTTCTTTTTCTAAAGATTTTTGGGAAAAAAGAAACTTTACAGTAAACGTTACTGAAGATGCAACAATTAATGGCAAAAAAAGAAGCAAAAGTTATGTGATGTCTTATAATTCTGGGACAATGAAATTAACAATTACAGCTCCAAGTGTGAATAAAGGAGAAGTGTATACTTTTAGCGGAAGCAAGAAGACAATCTATTATCCAAGTCTAAAACAGACTGTAACACAGAAAGTTGAAAAAAGCGAAGCAAATATATTATCTGTATTTAATAAATTACGAGGTATAACTTCTAAAAAAACGCAAACTAGAAATGGAGATACATTTACATTTTCTAATAGTTGGCTAACTGCAATAAAAAGCAGTGGAAATACAGTGAATTTTAGTGACTATAAATCATCAAATGGGTATAGTTATCCAAGTAAAATATCTGTAAGTGATGGAAGTTCTCAAATAATTTACAGATTGTCTAATTTTAGATAATAAAAAATTTAAACTGATATGAAATAAAATGAAGATATGAAAATAATAAAGACAAATTGTATTGTTTTAAAGAAAGTAGAAATGAGAGAGGCGGATTTACTCGTAACATTGTTTAGTAAAGATTATGGAAAAATCATGGCAACAGCATATGGAATTCGAAAATCAAAAAAAAGAGATGTTATTTCTTTAAATCCGCTTAATAAAGTTGAAGTAACACTTATACAAAAGAATAATTACTATATTGTAAAAGATGTAGAAATAATCCAAAATTTTAAACATATTATGAAAGATATTGAAAAATTGGAAATTTCATTATATGTATTAGACAGTATAGATAAGATTTACTATACAACAGATGAAAATGGAGATTTTTTTGATAAATTAGTAGAAATATTAAGTTTTATTGATGTTCTTCCATATATAAAAAAAGGCTATAAATATTATATTTTATTATCATTTTTAAGAAGAATAATGATAGAACAAGGAATTTATGATATAAATGAAATTAGTTTGATACTAGAAAAAGAAAAATCGGAAAATATTAGAAAGTATAAGGAAATTTTAAAAATTTCAAAAAATAGTTTAGAAAATTCTGAAATTCAGGAAAAAATGGAAATGTATGTAGATTTTCTAAAAAAAATAGTTATAATTTTTGAAGATTTTATAAATTCAAATTTACAAACTAAGATAAAATTAAAGAAATTTATTATGGAGGAATTTTATGGAAATTAAAAATGTTGCTGATTATATTAAAGTTGACACAATAAATTTAAATTTGGAATCAAAAAATAAAAATGCAGTAATTAAAGAATTGTATGGTAACTTAAAAAAAACAAATTTAATAAAGGATGAAGAACAGGGATTAAATGATATTCTTGCAAGAGAAGAGATGGGTTCAACTGGAATTGGTAAAAGAATAGCGTTACCACATGCAAAAACAAAAGCAGTAGATGAATTGATTGTGACTTTTGGAATTTCAAGAAATGGAATAGCATATAATTCAGTAGATGATGAAAATGTAAATATTTTCTTTATGTTTCTATGTCCAGAAAATAAAAGTCAAGAATATTTAAAAGTATTGGCAAGAATATCAAGGTTAATAAGAGAAGACAGATTTATAGATAATTTATTGAAGGCTGAATCAAATGAACAAATTATTGAAATTATTCGAACAGAAGAGATGAATGGATAATAAGTCGTATTAAATATTATAGAAATAATTTTTAATAAATTAACATATAACCCTGTAAAATTAATAAAATATTTTAAAAAAGATTAGGGGGGAATATTATGAGATGTCCGTTTTGTGGTTATGAAAATACAAAAGTAGTGGATAGCCGTGCTTATTTTGAAGGAAACTCAATCAAACGACGGCGTGAATGTGAGAAGTGTGGTAAAAGATTTACCACTCATGAAAAAGTTGCTGAATTATCATTGGTTGTTGTAAAGAAAAATGGTGAAAAACAGCCATATTTACGCGAAAAAGTCTATAATGGAATTGTAAGGGCGTTTGAAAATAGACATATTGATGTAGAAAAAATAGAAGAAACAATAGATAAGATTGAGCGTGAAATATTGACTTCATATTCAGGTGAAATAAAATCAAGTGAATTAGGTGAAAAAATACTTTCATATCTAATAGATTTAGATGAAATTGCCTATGTGAGATTTGCCTCAGTTTATAAAAAATTTGATAGTTTAGATAGTTTTATAAAAGAAATAGAAAAAATAAGAAATGATAAAGACAAACAAGATAGACATAAAAATTTAAAAATATAGGAGGAATAATGAGAAAGCTACGTATAATAGGAAATATCATATTTTTCAGTTTAGTAGTTTACTTTATTGGGCAAAGTGCAAGAATCTTTTTTAATAAAAGATCTATGCAAAACAATTTGATTAGTACAGATAAAGAAATAAAAGAGCTTAACGATAAAAAAAATAGATTATTAAGTCAAGAAAAGAATTCAGATGAAGATGAAAAAACTGAAAAATTTGCGAGAAATAATTTGAATTTAAAAAAAGAAGGAGAAGAAACTTATAAAATTTCAGAATAATTTGTTAATAAATTATTGAAGTTAATTTTTATGAGTCATAGTATAATGAATAATATTTTTGACATGGAAAGTTTAAAAAATAAATTAGAGCTATATAAAATAGAAGATGAGAAGAATAAATATGTTTTTAGAGCAAATTTAAAATATATGATTTCATCGTCTATTTTTTTTATAATAATTGTTATTATAGCAGGATATTCTTTATATAAAGGAATTGCTGGAATTGAAAAATTAACAACTATAAAAATTGTTTTTATTGCGATTCTTTTTGGATATGTTATCGTTGCATCTTTTCTTTTATTCAGTTTTAAGATTGTGATTGAAGATAATAAAATATTTTTAAAAAAAATAACCATTAATATTGAAGATATTGAAAGTGCTAGTATAAAAATAATTAGAGTAAGTTCAAGTAAAGCAGATAAATTTTTAGAGGTAATAACAAAAGATAAAAAAAGAATACAAATTAGATTAAATATTAACAATGAATTGTTATTTTTAAAATTAATACAAAATAAAATTGGAGAAAAATTGGATATTTAAAAATATTCAGGAAAGGTAGAAAAATGAACATAAAAAAAATGATTGTAATAATTAATGTCCTTATATGTAGCTTTATGTTTGGAGATGACGGTTCTGTAAAAAAAGCTCTTGTAAAGGTTTATGCAGCTCATCAGATGTATAATTATGCATCACCTTGGCAAAATGGGCAGGACTACAATTCTACAGCAACAGGATTTATAATTGATGGAAACAGAATTATTACAAATGCGCATGCCGTATTAAATGAAAAATTCCTACAAGTTAGAAAAGAAGGAGATTCTAGAAAATACAAGGCAAATGTAAAATTTATCTCTGAAGAATATGATTTGGCTATGATTGATGTGGAAGACAAGTCGTTCTTTAATGGGACAGCTACATTAAAATTAGGAACATTGCCTCAAATTCAGGATAATCTTACGGTTTACGGGTATCCGCTTGGTGGGGATAAACTTAGTACGACTAGAGGAATAGTTTCTAGAATGGAGCATAATACGTATACTTTAACAAATCAAAAATTTTTAATAGGGCAAACTGATGCCGCCATTAATAGTGGAAATAGTGGAGGACCTGTTTTAAGCAATGGAAGAGTTGTTGGAGTTGCATTTGCGGGACTTACTCAAGCAGATAATATAGGATATTTTATTCCTGTAAATATAGTTAATAATTTTTTAGATGATATAAAAGATGGAACTTATGATGGACCACCAAAATTAGGAATACAATGGGCAAAACTTGAAAGTACATCACAACGTCAAATGTTAGGATTAAAAAATGATTCAAAAGGTATTATTATAAAAAAAGTTTTCACAAATTCGCCATTTTATGGAGTTTTACAAAGAAATGACGTATTGTTAAAATTAGATGGACAAAATATTGAGTCAGATGGAACAATTGAGTTTCGTAAAAATGAAAAAACAGATTTTAATTTTATAAACCAGGAAAAGAAATACGGACAGAATCTAAGTTATGAAATCATAAGAGATAAAAAAGTTCAAAAAGGACAAGTTACATTAAAGAAAACAGATATAAAGTATAGTGTTGTAAAAAGTACAAAATTACAGGATGCACCATCATATTATGTATACGGGGGATTAATATTTGAACCTCTTACAACAAATTATATTACAGCACTTTCTCAAGCACGACCATCAAATACACTTGCTGCAATATATGATAGAGAAGATTTGTTCAAGGATTACAATGGATTGGTGATTTTAGTAAGAGTTCTTCCATTTGATGTGAATCTTGGATATTCTGAGCTTGAAAATAAGATAATTACGAAGGTTAATGGACAAAAATATAAGGATTTTAATGATTTTGTACAGAAAGTTAAAAATACAAACAGTGAATTTATTGTTTTTGAAGATGAAGACAGTAATGAAATAGTACTTGATGTGGCAAAAGTTAAGGCTCAAAAAGCAGAATTGATGGACAACTATAACATTTCACATGAAATGTCGAGTGATATAAGATAATAAAACTAATTTAGGAGAAGAAAAGAATAAATATGGTAGAATTTTTTATTGCATTTAAGCATATTATTGAAAGAAAATTTCAAAGCATATTTTCAGTTCTTGGAGTTGCTATTGCAGTAACAGTTTTTATTGTTTCATTAACTGTTTCAAACGGACTGGACAAAAATATGATAAATTCATTATTGACAATGAGTCCACATATTCTTATAAAAAATAAAAAATCAACTTTTTTTGAAAATTATAATGAAATCATAGAAAAAATAAAAAAAATAGATGGCGTAAAAGCTGTTATCCCGCAAATAAATAGTCAATCAATAATAAAAAGCAATGGTTTGGCAAAAGGTGTGCTGGCTGATGGAATTAGTCCAGAAAATGTAAAAAATGGCTTAAATCTAAAAATAGTAGAAGGAAATGATAATATTGCAGAGCTTAATTCAGTTCTTGTTGGTGAACAATTAGCGATAGAGATGAACTTGCAAGTTGGGAAAGAAATAAGTCTTGTGTCTGCTGAGAATAAAGAAATAAAATTAATTGTCCGAGGTATTTTTAAAACAGGATTCTTAGATTATGATTCAAATCTTGCGATTGTACCATTAAAAACTATGCAAATTTTATCTGAACAAGGTGAATCTGCGACAGAAATTGGAATCAAGGTTGAACAGCCTCAAAAAGTTGAAAATGTATTGAATCAAGTAAAAAATGTTGTTAATCATAATGAATACGGTGTGATAAGCTGGAAGACGATAAATCAGAATCTTTTAAAAGCAGTACAGTTTGAAAAATTTGTGTTAATTGCGATTTTAAGTTTACTTCTTGTCATTGCAAGTTTTGCTGTATCGGTAATTTTAAATATGATTGTACGTGAGAAAATTAAGGATATTGGAATTTTGAAATCAATTGGATATACAAATAAAAATGTTCGAAGAATTTTTACTATAGAAGGATTGATAATTGGCGTATTTGGGATGATTTTGGCAAGTGGATTGTCGCCACTTGTACTTATAGGGTTAAAAATTTTATTTAAGGAATATATGAAAGGTGGAACTTATTATCTGGAAGAGTTGCCTTTGTATATTTCACAAAAGGAACTTCTTATTATTTATGGAGTAACATTTGTAGTTGTATTTTTGTCAACAATCTTCCCAGCAGCTAGAGCAGCCAGATTAAAACCTGTGGAGGCGTTAAAATATGAATAAAATAATAGAATTGAAAAATGTTAATAAAATTTATAAGACAAAAGTTGAAAATATTCATATTCTAAAAAATATAAACTTAGCGTTTAACAAAGGAGATTTTATTTCTATACAAGGTAAGTCAGGAAGCGGGAAAACATCCCTTTTAAATATACTTGGTCTTTTAGATGAGCCGACTGATGGAGAAATTTATATAGGTGGAGAAAAGATACACTATAAAAATGAAAAAGCAAAAACAGCAATAAGAAATAAAAAAATAGGATTTGTTTTTCAATTTCACTATTTGCTAAATGAATTTACAGCACTTGAAAATGTTATGATGCCTGCACTTGTAAATAAAAATATGAATAAGAATGAAATTAAGAAAAAAGCAAAAGAACTGCTTGCACTAGTGGGACTTGCAAAACGTATAAAACATAAACCAATGGAGCTTTCAGGAGGGGAAAAGCAGCGTGTGGCAATAGCAAGGGCAATGATTAACGACCCTGATATAATACTGGCTGATGAACCTACAGGAAATCTTGACACAGAAACAAGTAATATGATAAATGAACTATTTATGAAAATAAATCAAGAAAGAAATCAGTCAATAATAATAGTTACTCATAGTCTGGAACTAGCAAATTTGGCTACTTATAAGTATAAAATTGAAAATGGTGAATTTAATATGATTTTACCAACAATACAATTTTAGGAAATTTTGATAATGGAAAAAGAAAAAATTTATCTGCATTATGATATGGATGCCTTTTTTGCTGCAATTGAGCAAAGGGATAATAAGGAACTTAGAGGAAAGCCTATTGCAATAGGGCATGGAGTTGTTACAACGGCAAGCTATGAAGCTAGAAAATATGGAGTAAAATCTGCAATGCCAACAGTTCAGGCTAAACGGCTATGTCCAAATCTTATCGTTGTGAGCCTTAGAAAAGGTGTTTACTTTGAAGAGGGCAGAAGAATACAGGGATTAATAAAAAATGTATTGAAAAAATCCGAATTTACATCTGTTGATGAAGGTTATATTGATATTACAGAATTTATTCGAAATAAAAATATGAAACTTGATAAAAGAGATGAAATTTTAAAGATAGAGAGATTTATAAAAAAATTTAAAAAATTTATTTATGATAATTCTAAGCTTACTTGCTCAGTTGGTATAGGTTTTAGCAAGATAAGCGCTAAAATTGCAAGTGATATTGATAAGCCAAATGGTTATTTTATATTTAGAAACCGTGAACATTTTTTAGATTATATTTATAATAAGGAGCTTGGGATAATTCCAGGAATTGGAAAAAAAACAAGGGAAGTATTGAAATTATTTAATATAACGAATGTCTTTCAACTCTATGAAATTGAAAAAAATGAGTTAATCAGAAGATTTGGAGAAAGTAAAGGAGAATATCTGTATAATGCTATTCGTGGCTTGCATTCTTCTGAAATAAATACAGATAGAAAAAGACAGTCTTATGGACACGAAGTTACTTTTAATCAGGAGGAAAATGATATTTTGGCATTACATGCTGAATTAAAAAAGCAATCCGAAAGATTGAGCAGCAAACTTATTGAAAAAAATGAATTCGCTAAAACTATTACAATAAAAATCAGATATTCCAATTTTGTAACACATACCCGTTCAAAGACTTTGAAAAGTGCAACGAATGATGTAAACGAAATATACGAAGCAGCAATCGAAAATCTAGAATTCTTTGAAAAAAAAGATGAAGTACGACTTATTGGGGTACAGCTGAGTTCAATTTTGAAAAGTAATGTAGTTCAGTTGTCATTTGATGATTTAAAATAGATTATTAGAAAATTTGAGAAAAATTATTTAAGTTGGGAAGTGAAAGTAAATGACTTTAAATGAAAAAGAAATATTAGATTACATTGATGAAATAAATCTCTTGTTAGAGAAAGCCTATGTACCTTACTCAAAATTTCCTGTAGCAGCATTGTTAATCGATAATAATGGAAAAAAGCATAAAGGAGTAAATGTTGAAAATGCATCCTTTGGACTTACTCTCTGTGCCGAACGTAATGCGATTACAACAGCGGTTACTGAAAATATGGAGAAAATAAAAGTACTTGTTGTAACAGGAAATACACCTGAGCCAATTAGCCCTTGTGGAGCGTGTAGACAGGTAATAAGAGAGTTTTCTGACAACGATACAGTAATAATTTTAGCAAATAAAGATAAAAAATATAAAATCACTTCATTGGAAGAGCTTTTGCCATATTCATTTGGACCAGAAGATTTGTAGAAATTTATAATATTTTTTAAATAATTAATAAATTATTATATTTTTTACAGTTTTTACTTGGCAAAATCAAAAAAATAGGTTATAATATAATTGAAAATAACGTATGTTATATAAAAATTATAAACATAAATTTATATTATTAGGGAGTGATTTTTATGAAAAAGTTTGTACTAAAGAAAATGTTTCTAGTTTCAATTCTATCTATGGGTCTTAGTGCCATTTCAATGGGAGCGGCATTTATAACATCGTCAAAAGACAATGCAATTAATATAAGACAATCTGCTAATACAGATTCTAAAGTTATTGAAACTGTTACAAATGGACAGATATTGGAAAGTAATGAAAAGTCTGGAGAATGGCATAAAGTAACTTATTACGATAACGATATAAAAAAATCATTTACTGGTTATGTTCATGAAGGACAATTAAAGGAAATTGTAGGAAAACTTACTATAACTTCAAGCGAAGGATACAGTAATATAAGAGAAAAACCAACAACAAAATCTACTATAAAAACAAGATTAAAAACAGGACAAACTGTTTACGCAATAAGCAAAACAGATGACA
Above is a genomic segment from Leptotrichia hongkongensis containing:
- a CDS encoding SH3 domain-containing protein: MKKFVLKKMFLVSILSMGLSAISMGAAFITSSKDNAINIRQSANTDSKVIETVTNGQILESNEKSGEWHKVTYYDNDIKKSFTGYVHEGQLKEIVGKLTITSSEGYSNIREKPTTKSTIKTRLKTGQTVYAISKTDDNWYYIRYNGNEHGYIFSNQVSKK